From the genome of Kluyveromyces lactis strain NRRL Y-1140 chromosome F complete sequence:
TGTAGCAATGGTAAAGAATCGATCAACGAAAGGTTTGAGTCCGACCCGGTGTTGCTGACGATATCAGTGAAGTACGTCGAATTGAACATACATTGTAAAGCGCTGTATCTGATATTAGGATCATATTTCATGATATGGTATAATAAGTCTATAGTTTCCTGtgtttccttcttgaagATCCTATTCAATGGGATCGGTCTGATCTGAGGGAACTTATGTTCGGAGTAGTTTTCATTCATGGAACAGATCTCTTCCCTGGTTGGTGTACCCAAAACTTTAATAATTTCAACCAATTGATCGATCTTAGATTCACCAGGGAAAATGGGTTGTCCTAATAGCAGTTCAGCCATAACACAACCTGCAGACCAAATATCAATCTTTGTTGTGTAATTGGTAGCACCAAAGATCAACTCTGGGGCTCTGTAGTAACGGGAGCAAATATATGACACATTGGGCTCGTTTGGTTTCAACTGTTTAGCAGACCCCAAATCACAGATTTTCAACAGTAAAGTATCTGGATCCACCAAAATATTCTGTGGTTTGATGTCTCTATGGCAGACATTGACCACTTGATGCAAATAgtttaaagatttgaacaattggaacatGTAAATCTTGATTTCGTAACGATCCATTGGTTGATGCAAGGAAATGAACTCTTTGAGCCGTTGATAAAGAGACATGGGCATGTAATCTACAATCAAATTTAGATAAAGTTCTTGGTCCGATTGTTCAAGGAAATAGTACTTCAAATCGATCAAATTCGGATGACTGATCAATTTCATGATCTCCAGTTCTCTATTCTTAAACCGTCTATCCTGTAGAACCTTCTTAATGACAACATCCTCCCCAGTCTCTTTCACTTTTGTTCTGAAAACGACACCAAACGAACCATTTCCCACAATTTCAGGTGTGCCGCATGAAATAACAACTGACTCCTCGGGGTTGGAATGGCCTTTCACCACAGTCCTTCGGGTTATTacttcgtcttcatctgGAACGATTTTAACATCATTACCATGACTGTTCTTACTATGAAGACTGCCTTGTTTTAAATCATCACTGGGTAAAATGGAATCCATCTCTGTCTCAAAACCAGCGTTTTTATCGTTAGTATATGCAATAATAGATCTTGAACCACCGGCACCGCTACTTTCGAGCAATTCACCAActttcattcaaaaaaaaaaaggagTATTGTACTAAAACTATGCTGACATGCACACTTTTCTCTGAATCCTTTCTCTCTCACAACAGATAAGAAGTGATTGATCTGTCTGTGTGTGTTAATTGTTATATGCGAAGTCTTGTTCTTGgtgttcttttttttttaccttaaatttcaccaaattttccaaaaacttCAAACACGCAACGTCTTCTAAGACCagtaaaataaaatattcAGCACACGCACTCACAAACACACGCGCACACCgattcaaaatattatGCGGGGGGGAGAGAATCAGGTTAAAAACAACAGTTTTATCGTCTTTCTTGTCTGGctcaatgaaaaattttccaatgTCCTCATGTCTTTCTCAAAGTTTTATTCAGACAATAAATACTAAGCGGAAAGAGTAAACTAAAACTGCTTGCAAATTGCTTTGTTAGTCCAGACATTTATTGTATCGAATCAGCTTACTGGAAAATTGAAGGAGAGAGAAATCGAaatagtttttttttttttgcctgAAAGCATGACTGGGTTGAGAGCCTTCCCTTGTATATGCGTAGAAAGCAAGAAAAGTGTTTTGTCTGACAGAATAATCTAGGAACTGACTAGCCAGACTACTGAACAGTTTGCCCCTTCGTAGTATTACTTAATAGGAAGAAGATTGCTTGTTCAAATAGTATAGTTTTTCCTGGAACCGGATGCCAGGGAAAAGTGGAAGTTCGTGAGTACTTCTCCGTTAGTCCGATCACATCCAGGAAACCAAGCAGGGAAGCCACTCAGGGGCCACCTAGGCAGGGATCAAGGACAAATGGAGCAAAGGGTGCCGATAGGGAAAGGGGGTCGGAAAAAAagttccaaattgaaaattgtaTACATACTTGTTACCCGACGTGATGGGGCGGCGTTATTGCCGGTAATTTGTTTGTGGGGCGGAACGGTAGACGAAGCTTTGGATGTCACGTGTTTAGCATTTTTGTCAGAGGAAGCCGTTGTTGTCGATGAAGACGACGGTGATGAAATGTCAGACGCAACGATGGATTCCATCGCTACATCATGTACCAATTTCAGTTCGTCTTCCAAACTGAGCTGTTTCACAACGAGCTCGACATCGAGCTCTTCTGTGTATCTGTCATGACAAGGTAGTGCACCGGCAGCTTTATCCTTGCTCTTGCTCTTGGCCTTGCCGTTCTGTCCAGTTTTCTTGTCGACAACAACTGGTACTTCGGCTACCACTTGTGGACCAGACTTGCGTCTGGTCCACGTGATGCCCTCAGGATTGTATGTTGGATGAATCTTATCTCTaatctttttgaacatCTTTCGTCTGTATTGCTGGTGGTTACGACTGGTCGGGGTATGGCTTTTCTCGTTCTTGGTGAAGTCATCTAAACGATGGAGTTTATCAACCTCTGGTGTTATATACGCGTGAATTATTTACacaaatttttcatcactACTGTAAATTCATTTATCAGACACAAATGTCGTGCAAGTAATATGTCAACTGTGGTTTGTGCTGCTTGCTTCTCGTAATCGCTTTCCACTCTGTGCATTAAGGTTCttaagaaatgaaaaaaaaagctgGAGATATGGGGGAGAATGTCCAATGTCCCTCTGTTACCCGGCCAGCTGACGCAATCAGGCGCAAAGTCATCCGGTGAGTAAAACGTAGGTTTCTAGCCAGGTCGAATCTAGATTATTCAAATTTGCATAGCATAAGCATTCATTGCCTATAGAGTGGTGTTACTTAACTTACCTACTATATGGATATAAAGACTTGAAGTGTAGGTTGTTTGTGCACACCCCTTACACTTACAACTTGGTTTGCTTCGAGAAAGCTAGACCCTTCttgatgttcttttctAAGATTGGCAAGCACTTGGCgatcaacttcttttcgTCATCGTTCAACTTATCGACCCATTCGTGTTCTACAGCGACAACGATACCTTTCTCTAATTTCACTGGAGCAGAGAAGAATTCAACAGAAGTAtttaacttcttttgtAATTCCTTACCACCTGGCAAACCAGGTAAGTAAACGAAAGTTGGGATTGGATGTTGGTCACCAGCGGTGTTCAAATGCAAACtgttcaacaatttcttaGCAAATGTGTAACCGGCCCAAGCCATGGACAAAGTAGCACTACCGCTACCGTCCTTGGCCTTCACAACTTCATCACCACCAAACTGAACCCTGTGTACGTAAGATTCGTAAACGTTGGAGTCTCTTAAACGTCTGTAGAATTTTTGGTCAGTAAAGATTGGAATGATGGTCTCACCAGAATGACCACCAACCACGGTAACTGcatccttcaatttttcaacgGAGTAAGCTTTACGGCCAATGATGTCTACTAGGAAAGTGTGAGATCTGATGATATCCAAAGTAGTGATACCCATAACCTTACCGGCTTGGAACTTGCCCATGCTTTGCAAAGTTTCGTAAACAATTGGAACCAACGAGTTCACTGGGTTTGAAATGACAAGGATTCTGGCATCTGGTGCATGTTCAGCAATTTGCACAGTTAGAGACTTGATGATCTTGGCGTTGATCTTGAACAAGTCGTCACGTGACATACCTGGCTTCCTTGGAATACCGGCCGGGATTATGACCAATTGGGCACCTTTCAACGCTTGACCAATCTCTGCGGTATTGAAACCTTCAGACGTGGAGTTAGTGTCGATATGAGACAAATCGGTAGCATTACCGTGGGACAGCTTCAAATCGTACAATCTCAAACTTGATACATGAGGGTCTagtttcaacaacaacgaAAGTGGTTGACCAATACCACCAGATGAGCCAAGAACTGTAACACTTACCATGACTGCTTGAAAACTTGACTATTACTTTACCGGTTCTACCTATTTGAACTGATAGTATCCCTgaaatcagaagaagaaagagatgatgatatttatATCAATAAGTGCTGAAAgtctctttcaacaaaatatcCTAACTCTAGGGTATGTGGACAATCCCAGAAAATCGctatgtatatatatatatatatatattccCGTAAATGTATATCCAAATAGTTACCAATTAACTAGTGATTTTCCGGTACTTTTCTACTTCTAATTCAAACTGGCTTTGTCAAAAGGTagacttttttttttttcaattggcATTTTTCCTTATTTCCAGGTCGCCCCGAGTACGTAAAGTTAGAGAGGAGAACAGAGTCATTGTGAGATGGCTAGATATTGGGGCAGTTAGTCAGGCAGGGCTTTTAATGTATGAAAAGTAAGACTTGGACTGATAAATATGAGTCGTTATTACAAAGCGATCCATCTACGTAACTACAAGTCACTTGTTTTCAACCAGAAGCGCGCGCAAGGGAAGAGCCACTGACTCTCTTCATGAGTTCTATTCGTCCATTTTGGCTCAACGAGCTTTTTATCCGTAGTGTTCCGATTTCTTCCGATGTATAAGGGCCAAATTCATGCTCTGTATgcatcacgtgacttcCCGGAGTTATCTCATGTGAAACTTTAGATTTTCTGGTCTCCTTTAGGGATGATTCCACTGACGTACCGCGAGCTCCCTTCATTTGTCCTCTAGTAACGTTATTAGCTGGTCCAATCCAGTTCCATTCACCCCGCTTGTAGGTATTACCCGCACACTTTCTGGATCCATCTGTAGGGTACGTGATGTTATCATTTTCACGTGATCTACTTTCTTCTGTAAGGTATCGTCATCATTAAGGCCGTTACCATTACCCTTCGGAAGTAGGTCAATCTTATTTAATAGGATGAATACCTCGAATTGTAAGTTGATTCTGTCATTCTCTTGTACAATCTCTTCTAATAAGGTTAAACTCTCCATGAGTCTGTTATCCAAGATATCTATTACCCATATCAAGTAATCGGTTTTCTCGAAATAGTTAAACCAGAATGGCCTTAATGTCTTCTGACCGCCGATATCCCACATCTGTAGAACCTTGTTGCTTAGTTTCAAAGTCTTGATTTGGAATCCTATCGTGGGCTGGATCTTATCTATAGGTTCATTCAATAGCTGATTTAGGACTGTAGTCTTCCCGCTGTTATCCAACCCGAGCAATAGTACTCTTCGTGAATTgtctttcaacttctgttctttgataatttgTAGCAGGCCCATTTTGTTATGTGCTCCCTCTCGTATACTAGTGTTCTGGCTGGTGATTGTCAGCCATTTCCTATTCACCTTAACAGCTCATGCACGATTTCTCGAGCAAAGTATatatgttttctttttcgatTTTCCTAGTGTAGCTATTTATAACGTTTATCTTTTTTGCAATTATACTCATCGCACATTATCCTAAGAGAGTTCAATTTGCAACCACCGTCATCTGTGGCCTCTACTTCCAAAGCATCGCGCCCGACTATCAAGATGCCTAAGATATGAAACGAGTTACGAAAAGAGTTCAAAGAACTCAGTCTCGTACTTTGTTCGATTTGAAGTTCGTTCGTCTGAAAACGTCCGTTGCTACCAGTACCACAAGTAACGAAATTATAGACTTAACTCAGGAAGATGAATATGATGGTACTGATACAGATTATGTTACTGCAGACTTCACCAGTTGTTTAGAAAGAGAGGCTAGCGTCGATCCTGAAACTCCAGTTGCTGGGGGCAGTCAAGACGTTAAAATTGAGGGAAAGATATCACAGGCAcaagaagttgaagttcAAGTCCAGGTTCACGGACAGGCCCAACCTAAATCTGAGCCAGCTGTTGTAGATAAAACTTCTCGGAAAAAGTCCATGGCATGGTTCAAAAAATTAAGTTTCAGCGATATAACTGTTGTGGTTGATTCTTTTAATTGTGATAAAGAACCAAATATCGAtttatattttctttcccaCTTCCATGCAGACCATTATGGTGGGTTGAAAAAGAGTTGGTCTCATGGGACTACCATCTACACTTCAGTTTACACTGCGAATTTAGTCAAGTGGAAGTTCAAGGTTAACCAATGCAAACTTATTGGATTGTCTTTGAATGAGTGGCATAGCGTCTCAAATGAAGTGCGTGTCATATTGCTAGATGCAAATCACTGCCCAGGCTCAGtcatatttttatttcacGATCTACGAAGAAACAGTTTTGTGTTACATACGGGGGATTTCAGAGCCAATGAACGGATCATTACTGAAGTAAATTCCCTTCTTCAAGGAAATTCCTTGTCGCTTATTTATTTGGATACGACTTACTTGAATccattcttcaagttcCCCGCTTTACCTAAAGTATGTGAGGTAACTGCTGATTTCGCTTCGCTATTAGCAGAAAATGGGTTGAACACTTTCCTAAACCGTTCTGATAGCCAAAGGTCAATTTCTCAATATTTAGGATTATCTCAGACCAAACCAATCCTTTTTGTTGTGCTAAGTTATTCAATCGGGAAGGAGCACTTGGCTATTTCCATTGccaagaaattaaaaacaCAACTCTATGTACCGCATACAAAATATCAGCTGGTGAAACAATACATCTCATGGTTTCCAGAGGGTCTACTCACCACTGACCATAAGTCATCCAATGTTCACTTGGTTGCTATGCACAcagatttggataaatATCTTTCTCAGTTGTCCAATATGTTCGATTCTATAGTGGTATTTCGACCCACTGGCTGGACTTTTTCAAACCAATATGATAAGTCATATACACTTTGggatgaatttgaaaggaaaaactGGGTTAAGGACACATTGTCGGGAGAGACACCATTTGCCATTGATTATTTCACCAAACAAAAACGTTCGCAGGGCAAAATCTACCATTTCAACGTCCCGTATTCCGAACATTCTTCATTTAAGGACTTATGTctgttttcaacaaaactTAAGTGGGATAAGATTATTCCTACTGTGAACCTTTCTCAATATAGAGAAATGGCACGATGGTTCGAAATATGGAAATCATACAAAGGATCTCAATAAACAATGGCATATAATCCTCATTGTTACATTAAACTACTTATTATTTTAATAAAAATTAGTCTGTCCGCCAtgagaatgaaaaaaatgttaAACAAAATATCCTTTTACTATTATTACAGTTTTAAATGTCTTCGTTGACAATTTCACTCAGGCGTTGTCTTTGAtttaatattgaaattatcatcaaGGTTATCATTATTCTCTAATGATTCTATAAAAGAACGAGGAACGTTCAAGCTTTCAGGAACTCTTCTGTCCTCTGGACCCTTCATCTTTCTGTAATGCATGAGAATGTTAGCATCCTTTGTATTGAATTTTCTGATTAACTTGCAGTAGAACAATCCACATGCATTACACAAGGTCCTATTACCGTAAGGCCCCCTTCTCCATTCGGGAGTAACGGTTTCATGACAGTGTTTACATGACTCGGTACCATCTCCTGCCGCTACGCTAATCATTCGTTGCTGCTGTGAAACGCTGTTGCGTTTCCTTGGTTTGACTTTATCTACTTTAAAAGTATGACTTGTTCCTCCGATGGAACTATCGCTTTTACTGCCTCTATGTCCAACAACTTGAATGACCGGCTTTTCCATCTTAGTGTTGGTAGCTGCGGTTGGGATTTCTACTTCAGATTTTCTTACTGTGACGTTGAAAACATTTTTACTCCTGGGTCTCATTGGGAATTGAAACTCTGTCATTGGCTTTTGTAGCTCGTTTCTAAGCTGATTAATACTAGGGAGTTGCGGTTTTTTCCTGTTCCAATCGTTCATGTTCTTCAACTCTAACAACCTATTCGTAACCTTTAACATAGATCTTGTTTCGTTGGAAAGTTGGGTGAGATCATTGACCAAAACATCCTTAATCTTCTGGGAACTCCATGTCAGCAAATGAAATGTCAACTGTTCATTGTACTCTGATAGTCTTTTCAAAATCCGtttgaattcttcttgattcATATCCTGGTCGATCGCAGTGTCAGCCAAAAAATCAAGGGATCCACTTCTATAGTGACCACCGTAATGGTAGTCCCTTTGACGAGGACTAATTTGCGGTGACGAATTTGACGACGAAAGAAAATTTCCTGTCGTTGAAACGGTAATGTTTGTTTGTGACGTCTTGTTTGTCCGAATACTCGAATCGTTCTGCCTGTCGTAGTTCAATAGATTTGGGATGGAAGCAACACTATGGTAGCTGACACTTTGGGATAATGATTGAGGTGTTCTCGATGTAGGAGTtgcagatgatgaaatagAACCAGATTTGGGACTTTGG
Proteins encoded in this window:
- the GAT2 gene encoding Gat2p (weakly similar to uniprot|P40209 Saccharomyces cerevisiae YMR136W GAT2), whose protein sequence is MTFMETMTASLAQKGSQSPKSGSISSSATPTSRTPQSLSQSVSYHSVASIPNLLNYDRQNDSSIRTNKTSQTNITVSTTGNFLSSSNSSPQISPRQRDYHYGGHYRSGSLDFLADTAIDQDMNQEEFKRILKRLSEYNEQLTFHLLTWSSQKIKDVLVNDLTQLSNETRSMLKVTNRLLELKNMNDWNRKKPQLPSINQLRNELQKPMTEFQFPMRPRSKNVFNVTVRKSEVEIPTAATNTKMEKPVIQVVGHRGSKSDSSIGGTSHTFKVDKVKPRKRNSVSQQQRMISVAAGDGTESCKHCHETVTPEWRRGPYGNRTLCNACGLFYCKLIRKFNTKDANILMHYRKMKGPEDRRVPESLNVPRSFIESLENNDNLDDNFNIKSKTTPE
- the MDH3 gene encoding malate dehydrogenase MDH3 (similar to uniprot|P32419 Saccharomyces cerevisiae YDL078C MDH3 Cytoplasmic malate dehydrogenase catalyzes interconversion of malate and oxaloacetate involved in the glyoxylate cycle), with product MVSVTVLGSSGGIGQPLSLLLKLDPHVSSLRLYDLKLSHGNATDLSHIDTNSTSEGFNTAEIGQALKGAQLVIIPAGIPRKPGMSRDDLFKINAKIIKSLTVQIAEHAPDARILVISNPVNSLVPIVYETLQSMGKFQAGKVMGITTLDIIRSHTFLVDIIGRKAYSVEKLKDAVTVVGGHSGETIIPIFTDQKFYRRLRDSNVYESYVHRVQFGGDEVVKAKDGSGSATLSMAWAGYTFAKKLLNSLHLNTAGDQHPIPTFVYLPGLPGGKELQKKLNTSVEFFSAPVKLEKGIVVAVEHEWVDKLNDDEKKLIAKCLPILEKNIKKGLAFSKQTKL
- the PSO2 gene encoding DNA cross-link repair protein PSO2 (similar to uniprot|Q759M6 Ashbya gossypii ADR250C ADR250Cp and weakly similar to YMR137C uniprot|P30620 Saccharomyces cerevisiae YMR137C PSO2 Required for a post-incision step in the repair of DNA single and double-strand breaks that result from interstrand crosslinks produced by a variety of mono- and bi-functional psoralen derivatives induced by UV-irradiation), translating into MKRVTKRVQRTQSRTLFDLKFVRLKTSVATSTTSNEIIDLTQEDEYDGTDTDYVTADFTSCLEREASVDPETPVAGGSQDVKIEGKISQAQEVEVQVQVHGQAQPKSEPAVVDKTSRKKSMAWFKKLSFSDITVVVDSFNCDKEPNIDLYFLSHFHADHYGGLKKSWSHGTTIYTSVYTANLVKWKFKVNQCKLIGLSLNEWHSVSNEVRVILLDANHCPGSVIFLFHDLRRNSFVLHTGDFRANERIITEVNSLLQGNSLSLIYLDTTYLNPFFKFPALPKVCEVTADFASLLAENGLNTFLNRSDSQRSISQYLGLSQTKPILFVVLSYSIGKEHLAISIAKKLKTQLYVPHTKYQLVKQYISWFPEGLLTTDHKSSNVHLVAMHTDLDKYLSQLSNMFDSIVVFRPTGWTFSNQYDKSYTLWDEFERKNWVKDTLSGETPFAIDYFTKQKRSQGKIYHFNVPYSEHSSFKDLCLFSTKLKWDKIIPTVNLSQYREMARWFEIWKSYKGSQ
- the CIN4 gene encoding Arf family GTPase CIN4 (similar to uniprot|P39110 Saccharomyces cerevisiae YMR138W CIN4 GTP-binding protein involved in beta-tubulin (Tub2p) folding) → MGLLQIIKEQKLKDNSRRVLLLGLDNSGKTTVLNQLLNEPIDKIQPTIGFQIKTLKLSNKVLQMWDIGGQKTLRPFWFNYFEKTDYLIWVIDILDNRLMESLTLLEEIVQENDRINLQFEVFILLNKIDLLPKGNGNGLNDDDTLQKKVDHVKMITSRTLQMDPESVRVIPTSGVNGTGLDQLITLLEDK
- a CDS encoding serine/threonine protein kinase RIM11 (uniprot|O60042 Kluyveromyces lactis GSK-3 Protein kinase), with the protein product MKVGELLESSGAGGSRSIIAYTNDKNAGFETEMDSILPSDDLKQGSLHSKNSHGNDVKIVPDEDEVITRRTVVKGHSNPEESVVISCGTPEIVGNGSFGVVFRTKVKETGEDVVIKKVLQDRRFKNRELEIMKLISHPNLIDLKYYFLEQSDQELYLNLIVDYMPMSLYQRLKEFISLHQPMDRYEIKIYMFQLFKSLNYLHQVVNVCHRDIKPQNILVDPDTLLLKICDLGSAKQLKPNEPNVSYICSRYYRAPELIFGATNYTTKIDIWSAGCVMAELLLGQPIFPGESKIDQLVEIIKVLGTPTREEICSMNENYSEHKFPQIRPIPLNRIFKKETQETIDLLYHIMKYDPNIRYSALQCMFNSTYFTDIVSNTGSDSNLSLIDSLPLLHFEESELQGLSSNDIYRLTGKLI
- a CDS encoding uncharacterized protein (no similarity), which translates into the protein MFKKIRDKIHPTYNPEGITWTRRKSGPQVVAEVPVVVDKKTGQNGKAKSKSKDKAAGALPCHDRYTEELDVELVVKQLSLEDELKLVHDVAMESIVASDISSPSSSSTTTASSDKNAKHVTSKASSTVPPHKQITGNNAAPSRRVTSMYTIFNLELFFRPPFPIGTLCSICP